A genomic segment from Pseudomonas sp. S09G 359 encodes:
- a CDS encoding serine/threonine transporter: MNDQANSVDERYATTPATLASWSRQDTTWMLGLFGTAIGAGTLFLPINAGLGGFWPLVILAALAFPMTFFAHRGLTRFVLSGREGSDITDVVEEHFGIKAGALITLLYFFAIFPILLIYSVALTNTVGSFMEHQLHIMPPPRAILSLVLILGLLAVVRCGEQVIVKAMSLMVYPFIVALLFLAVYLIPHWTGGILTTASEVPAPSALLNTLWLAIPVMVFSFNHSPIISAFAVDQKRQYGANADQRSSQILSRAHLLMVVMVLFFVFSCVLTLSPAQLAEAKAQNLSILSYLANHFDNPTIAFAAPLIAFVAIAKSFLGHYIGASEGLKGLVLKTGRRPAAKSLDRMTAAFMLVVCWVVATLNPSILGMIETLGGPIIASILFLMPMYAIRKVPAMAKYRGQASNVFVTAVGLVAITALVYSFIA; this comes from the coding sequence ATGAATGATCAGGCCAATAGCGTCGACGAACGCTATGCAACGACACCTGCAACCCTCGCAAGCTGGAGCCGCCAGGACACCACCTGGATGCTCGGCCTGTTCGGCACCGCCATTGGCGCCGGCACTTTGTTTCTGCCCATCAACGCCGGCCTGGGCGGCTTCTGGCCCCTGGTGATCCTGGCCGCGCTGGCCTTCCCGATGACGTTCTTCGCCCACCGTGGCCTGACCCGTTTCGTACTGTCCGGCCGGGAAGGCTCCGACATTACTGACGTGGTGGAAGAGCACTTCGGCATCAAGGCTGGTGCACTGATCACCTTGCTGTACTTCTTTGCGATTTTCCCGATCCTGCTGATCTACAGCGTGGCGTTGACCAACACCGTCGGCAGCTTCATGGAGCACCAGTTGCACATCATGCCGCCGCCACGCGCGATTCTGTCGCTGGTGCTGATCCTGGGCCTGCTGGCGGTGGTGCGCTGCGGTGAGCAAGTGATCGTCAAGGCCATGAGCCTGATGGTGTATCCGTTTATCGTCGCCTTGCTATTCCTGGCGGTGTACCTGATCCCACATTGGACCGGCGGTATTCTCACCACGGCCAGTGAAGTGCCGGCGCCTTCTGCATTGCTCAACACCCTGTGGCTGGCGATTCCGGTGATGGTGTTCTCGTTCAACCACTCGCCGATCATCTCGGCGTTTGCGGTGGACCAGAAGCGCCAGTACGGCGCGAACGCCGATCAGCGCAGCTCGCAGATCCTGTCCCGTGCGCACCTGTTGATGGTGGTGATGGTGCTGTTCTTCGTGTTCAGCTGCGTGCTGACCCTGTCGCCAGCGCAGCTGGCCGAGGCGAAAGCGCAGAACCTGTCGATCCTGTCGTACCTGGCCAACCACTTCGACAACCCGACCATCGCCTTCGCCGCACCGTTGATTGCATTCGTGGCGATTGCCAAGTCGTTCCTGGGCCACTACATCGGTGCCAGTGAAGGCCTCAAGGGCCTGGTGCTGAAAACCGGTCGTCGCCCGGCAGCCAAGTCCCTGGACCGCATGACCGCCGCGTTCATGCTGGTGGTGTGCTGGGTGGTTGCCACACTCAACCCAAGCATCCTTGGCATGATCGAAACCCTGGGCGGGCCGATCATTGCGTCGATCCTGTTCCTGATGCCGATGTATGCCATTCGCAAAGTACCGGCCATGGCCAAGTACCGTGGGCAGGCGTCTAACGTGTTTGTCACGGCGGTAGGCCTGGTGGCGATTACGGCGTTGGTGTATTCGTTTATTGCTTGA
- a CDS encoding TetR/AcrR family transcriptional regulator, with amino-acid sequence MPRVSRKQAELNREIIVEAATHLFRERGLHGISLSDVMAAAGLTHGGFYGHFASKEALATEACQQAFKQANLGWQDKIHRSEDLPAARQAVMAPYLSATHRDNPGDGCPISAFSPDMCREPADTALQHAFIAGVEQSLEIFAQLEGGDRQSMLAKYAMMIGAITLARATRGTELSDEFLDAARNTLLPVDSPAPAAA; translated from the coding sequence ATGCCACGCGTTTCCCGCAAACAAGCCGAACTCAACCGCGAAATCATCGTCGAGGCCGCCACGCACCTGTTTCGTGAGCGCGGGCTGCACGGTATCAGCCTGTCGGACGTGATGGCCGCCGCCGGCCTGACCCATGGCGGCTTCTACGGGCACTTCGCGTCCAAGGAAGCGCTGGCGACAGAAGCCTGCCAACAGGCGTTCAAGCAGGCGAACCTGGGCTGGCAAGACAAGATCCACCGCAGTGAAGACCTGCCAGCGGCCCGGCAGGCAGTAATGGCCCCGTACCTGTCGGCGACCCATCGTGATAACCCCGGGGACGGCTGCCCGATCTCGGCATTTTCCCCGGACATGTGCCGCGAACCCGCCGACACAGCCTTACAGCACGCCTTCATCGCGGGCGTCGAGCAGTCGTTGGAGATCTTCGCGCAGCTTGAAGGCGGTGACCGCCAGAGCATGCTGGCCAAGTACGCCATGATGATCGGCGCCATTACCCTCGCTCGTGCGACACGAGGCACTGAACTGTCAGATGAGTTCCTGGATGCCGCACGAAACACCCTGCTTCCGGTTGACAGCCCTGCGCCTGCCGCAGCATGA
- a CDS encoding cysteine hydrolase family protein codes for MADALLIIDMQTGLYDGPDKPFERERVLGTINQLIQRAREADAPIFVARHTGPAGSPIEAGSPLWQLWHALHVDEARDHCFNKTRPSCFLGTDLAQQLKAANVTELVIVGMKTQFCIDTTCRVAVELGLSVVLPEDGHTCMDTPALKAEAIIEHHNATLAGAFVRRVRAADLNF; via the coding sequence ATGGCTGACGCCCTGTTGATTATCGATATGCAAACCGGCTTGTACGATGGCCCGGACAAACCCTTCGAACGCGAGCGTGTACTGGGCACTATCAACCAGCTGATCCAGCGCGCCCGCGAGGCCGACGCGCCGATTTTCGTTGCCCGCCACACCGGCCCGGCGGGCTCGCCGATCGAGGCAGGCAGCCCGCTGTGGCAGCTGTGGCATGCACTGCATGTCGATGAAGCCCGCGATCATTGCTTCAACAAAACCCGCCCCAGTTGCTTCCTGGGCACCGACCTGGCGCAGCAACTCAAGGCCGCCAACGTGACGGAACTGGTGATCGTCGGCATGAAAACCCAGTTCTGCATCGACACTACGTGCCGGGTGGCGGTTGAGTTGGGGCTGTCGGTGGTATTGCCTGAAGACGGCCACACCTGCATGGACACCCCGGCGCTGAAGGCCGAGGCGATTATCGAGCATCACAATGCGACGCTGGCGGGCGCATTTGTACGGCGCGTGCGCGCCGCTGATCTCAACTTCTGA
- a CDS encoding 2-hydroxyacid dehydrogenase yields the protein MTTTVLVLVETINEYLQIIESNDFHLILAPTPAERAQAIKAHGGQINAVLTRGPLGLYAEEIAALPLLEIICVIGAGYEHVDLQAASNRGIVVTNGAGVNAPSVADHAMALLLSLVRGIPQTDAAVRRNEWPKVMRPSLGGKQLGILGLGAVGLEIAKRAALGFGMEVSYHNRQPRDDVDYTYCATAVELARTSDFLILATPGGASTRHLIDRHALDALGPNGYLVNIGRGSVVVTADLVAALEQRRIGGAALDVFDDEPKVPDALKRLGNTVLTSHVAGLSPEAAHDTVQRVADNLVEYFAGRPVLTPVALPAPEK from the coding sequence ATGACCACCACTGTTCTGGTTCTGGTTGAAACCATCAACGAATACCTGCAAATCATCGAGAGCAATGATTTTCACCTGATCCTGGCGCCGACGCCGGCGGAACGCGCCCAGGCCATCAAGGCCCATGGCGGCCAGATCAACGCCGTACTCACCCGTGGCCCGCTGGGGCTGTATGCCGAGGAAATCGCCGCCCTGCCGCTGCTGGAGATCATCTGTGTGATCGGCGCCGGCTACGAGCACGTCGACCTGCAGGCCGCCAGCAACCGTGGGATCGTGGTCACCAACGGCGCCGGCGTGAACGCGCCGTCGGTGGCCGACCACGCCATGGCGCTGCTGCTGTCGCTGGTGCGCGGCATACCGCAGACCGACGCCGCCGTGCGCCGCAACGAGTGGCCCAAGGTGATGCGCCCGTCCCTGGGCGGCAAGCAGCTGGGCATTCTCGGGCTGGGCGCGGTGGGGTTGGAGATCGCCAAGCGCGCCGCCCTGGGGTTCGGCATGGAAGTGAGCTACCACAACCGCCAGCCGCGTGACGATGTGGACTACACCTACTGCGCCACCGCCGTCGAACTGGCGCGCACCTCGGACTTCCTGATCCTGGCCACACCCGGCGGCGCCAGCACCCGCCACCTGATCGATCGCCACGCACTCGACGCCCTCGGCCCCAACGGTTACCTGGTGAATATCGGCCGCGGCAGCGTGGTGGTCACCGCCGACCTGGTGGCCGCCCTCGAACAGCGGCGTATCGGCGGTGCCGCGCTGGACGTGTTCGACGACGAACCCAAGGTGCCGGACGCCCTCAAGCGCTTGGGCAATACCGTGCTCACCTCCCACGTTGCCGGCCTGTCGCCCGAAGCCGCCCACGACACCGTGCAGCGTGTAGCCGACAACCTGGTGGAATACTTTGCCGGCCGCCCGGTGCTCACGCCGGTCGCCTTGCCCGCGCCCGAAAAATGA
- a CDS encoding phosphotransferase family protein: MALNDQSTQIRPGEELDASLIDPYLKAHIPGLSGTPTISQFPGGASNLTYLLEYPGQEFVLRRPPFGHKAKSAHDMGREYRILNQLKDGFPYCPKAYVHCTDESVIGAEFYVMERVNGIILRSDLPAELGLDAAKTEALCKSFIDKFVELHQVDYSACGLADLGKPEGYVARQIRGWSDRYEKALTPDAPKWEAVRAWLNDKMPADHPTSSIVHNDYRFDNVILDPHNPMQIIGVLDWELTTLGDPLMDLGNTLAYWIEAGDPAPVQLMRRQPSNAPGMLSRREFVDYYAERSGIQIDNFDFYYTYGLFRLAGIVQQIYYRFFHGQTQDKRFAQFIHMNKLLEQMSLNVIGKSAL, translated from the coding sequence ATGGCGCTGAACGACCAATCGACCCAGATTCGCCCAGGCGAAGAACTTGATGCCAGCCTGATCGATCCCTACCTCAAGGCCCATATCCCGGGCCTGAGCGGCACCCCCACAATCAGCCAGTTCCCCGGTGGCGCGTCCAACCTGACCTACCTGCTGGAATACCCCGGCCAGGAATTCGTGCTGCGCCGCCCGCCCTTTGGCCACAAGGCCAAGTCCGCCCACGACATGGGTCGCGAATACCGCATTCTCAACCAGCTTAAAGACGGTTTCCCGTATTGCCCCAAGGCCTACGTGCATTGCACCGACGAGTCGGTGATCGGCGCCGAGTTCTACGTGATGGAGCGCGTCAACGGCATCATCCTGCGCTCCGACCTGCCCGCCGAGCTGGGCCTGGACGCGGCCAAGACCGAAGCCCTGTGCAAAAGCTTCATCGATAAATTCGTCGAGCTGCACCAGGTCGACTACAGCGCCTGCGGCCTGGCCGACCTGGGCAAACCCGAAGGCTACGTGGCCCGGCAGATTCGTGGCTGGAGCGACCGCTATGAGAAAGCCCTGACCCCCGACGCGCCCAAATGGGAAGCCGTGCGCGCCTGGCTCAACGACAAGATGCCGGCCGACCACCCCACCTCCAGCATCGTGCACAACGACTACCGCTTCGACAACGTGATCCTCGACCCGCATAACCCGATGCAGATCATCGGGGTACTGGACTGGGAGCTGACCACCCTCGGCGACCCGCTGATGGACCTCGGCAATACCCTCGCCTACTGGATCGAAGCCGGCGACCCTGCACCCGTGCAACTGATGCGCCGCCAGCCGAGCAACGCCCCCGGCATGCTCAGCCGACGCGAGTTCGTCGACTACTACGCCGAACGCTCAGGCATCCAGATCGACAATTTCGATTTCTACTACACCTACGGCCTGTTCCGCCTGGCCGGCATCGTGCAGCAGATCTACTACCGCTTCTTCCATGGCCAGACCCAGGACAAACGCTTTGCGCAGTTCATCCACATGAACAAGCTGCTGGAGCAGATGAGCCTGAATGTCATCGGCAAATCCGCGCTCTGA
- a CDS encoding SDR family oxidoreductase, with protein MSKTNLFDLDGKIAFVSGASRGIGEAIAKLLAQQGAHVIVSSRKLEGCQHVADAIIADGGKATAIACHIGEMEQITQVFAGIREQFGRLDILVNNAATNPQFCNVLDTDLGAFQKTVDVNIRGYFFMSVEAGKLMRENGGGSIINVASINGISPGVFQGIYSVTKAAVINMTKVFAKECAAFGIRCNALLPGLTDTKFASALVKNDAILKTALAQIPLKRVADPSEMAGAVLYLASDASSYTTGVSLNVDGGFLS; from the coding sequence ATGTCCAAGACCAACCTGTTCGACCTCGACGGCAAAATCGCTTTCGTTTCCGGCGCCAGCCGTGGCATCGGCGAGGCCATCGCCAAGTTGCTGGCCCAGCAAGGCGCCCACGTGATCGTCTCCAGCCGCAAACTGGAAGGCTGCCAACACGTCGCCGACGCGATCATCGCCGACGGCGGCAAGGCCACGGCCATTGCCTGCCATATCGGTGAAATGGAGCAGATCACCCAGGTGTTCGCCGGCATTCGTGAACAGTTCGGGCGCCTGGATATCCTGGTCAATAACGCCGCGACCAACCCGCAGTTCTGCAACGTGCTGGACACCGACTTGGGCGCGTTCCAGAAGACCGTCGACGTCAACATCCGCGGCTACTTCTTCATGTCGGTGGAAGCCGGCAAGCTGATGCGCGAAAACGGCGGTGGCAGCATCATCAACGTCGCGTCGATCAACGGCATTTCCCCGGGCGTGTTCCAGGGCATCTACTCGGTGACCAAGGCCGCCGTGATCAACATGACGAAGGTCTTTGCCAAGGAATGCGCGGCGTTTGGCATCCGTTGCAACGCCCTGCTGCCAGGCCTGACCGACACCAAGTTCGCCTCGGCGCTGGTAAAGAACGACGCGATCCTGAAAACGGCCCTGGCGCAGATCCCGCTCAAGCGCGTGGCCGACCCGAGCGAGATGGCCGGTGCGGTGCTGTACCTGGCCAGCGATGCCTCGAGCTACACCACCGGCGTGTCGCTGAACGTGGATGGCGGCTTCCTGTCCTGA
- a CDS encoding carboxymuconolactone decarboxylase family protein: protein MEPRLDYYTASPQALKGMLMLEANTFGLSIEKPLLELIKIRVSQLNHCGFCTDMHSMAALQRGESERRLFALCVWRDSPLFTARERAALAWSESVATLPTSTVSDELFAAVRVEFSEQELVDLTMAVSSISGWNRLAVSFRQQPPNA, encoded by the coding sequence ATGGAACCCCGTCTGGATTACTACACCGCCTCGCCGCAAGCGCTCAAGGGCATGTTGATGCTGGAGGCGAACACCTTTGGCCTGTCCATCGAGAAGCCGCTGCTGGAGCTGATCAAGATCCGCGTCTCGCAACTCAACCACTGCGGGTTCTGCACCGATATGCACTCGATGGCGGCGCTGCAGCGCGGGGAGTCGGAACGGCGCTTGTTCGCGCTGTGCGTATGGCGTGATTCGCCGCTTTTCACGGCGCGGGAGAGGGCGGCCTTGGCCTGGAGCGAGTCGGTGGCGACGCTGCCGACCTCCACCGTTTCAGATGAGCTGTTCGCGGCGGTACGCGTGGAGTTCAGCGAGCAGGAGCTGGTGGACCTGACCATGGCGGTGTCCAGCATCAGTGGCTGGAACCGCCTGGCGGTAAGCTTTCGCCAGCAACCGCCCAACGCCTGA
- a CDS encoding PLP-dependent aminotransferase family protein translates to MELHVVINGRKDLAEQLYQQLREAIGSGRLAAGAQLPPSRLLAEQLGVSRKTVSDTYATLTYEGLLVGKTGRGTFVNAHTPQAERLQTATDLACAANLAKWQALPSPMRHPTRDSTLRYEFIGGATSRHQFPQDEWRRCTQDALRRIAQNSGFYSQPEGLPALRSAIAGHIAFSRGVKCRDSDIVVTNGAQQALDLIARVVLEPGCIVAMEDPGYSPARQLFQAMGASVASVPVDAQGIQVEQIPLGTRLIYVTPSHQFPLGMSMSLPRREALLARAFELGAIIIEDDYDSEFRYEGRPTDSLQSMDTRGVVTYVGTFSKTLLPELRLGYAVLPPAIHGAVLKAKQLTDQHSSTLPQWALAKFIDEGYLLKHIRRCHSVYAGRRERILQRLAGDLSPWFEAVPTVAGFHMAALCKVPVNIPLLIQLARQVEVGLYPLDVFFHDAPVRPGLIIGFGAIETLDIDPALDKVRDILQQIG, encoded by the coding sequence ATGGAACTGCACGTGGTGATCAACGGCCGCAAGGACTTGGCCGAACAGTTGTACCAGCAGTTGCGCGAAGCCATTGGCTCCGGGCGCCTGGCTGCCGGCGCGCAACTGCCACCCAGCCGCTTGCTCGCCGAACAACTGGGCGTGTCGCGCAAGACCGTGTCCGACACCTACGCCACCCTCACCTACGAAGGCCTGCTGGTGGGCAAGACCGGCCGTGGCACCTTCGTCAACGCCCACACACCGCAGGCTGAACGCCTGCAAACCGCCACCGACCTGGCCTGCGCCGCCAACCTGGCGAAATGGCAAGCGCTGCCCTCGCCCATGCGCCACCCGACCCGCGACAGCACGTTGCGCTACGAGTTTATCGGCGGTGCCACCAGCCGCCATCAGTTCCCCCAGGATGAATGGCGGCGCTGCACCCAGGACGCGCTGCGGCGTATCGCGCAGAACAGCGGGTTCTACAGCCAGCCCGAAGGTTTGCCGGCGCTGCGCAGTGCGATCGCCGGGCATATTGCGTTTTCCCGTGGGGTCAAATGCCGTGACAGCGACATCGTGGTCACCAATGGCGCGCAGCAGGCCCTGGACCTGATCGCCCGTGTGGTGCTGGAGCCGGGCTGCATCGTCGCCATGGAAGACCCCGGCTACAGCCCCGCGCGCCAGCTGTTCCAGGCCATGGGGGCCAGCGTCGCCAGTGTGCCGGTGGACGCACAGGGCATCCAGGTTGAGCAGATTCCCCTCGGCACGCGGCTGATCTATGTCACGCCGTCGCACCAATTCCCCCTCGGCATGTCTATGAGCCTGCCACGCCGTGAAGCCCTGCTGGCACGTGCGTTCGAGCTGGGCGCAATCATCATCGAGGACGACTACGACAGCGAGTTCCGCTACGAAGGGCGCCCCACCGATTCCCTGCAAAGCATGGACACCCGAGGTGTGGTGACCTACGTAGGGACGTTCTCGAAAACCCTGCTGCCGGAGTTGCGCCTGGGCTATGCGGTGCTGCCGCCGGCAATCCACGGCGCGGTGCTCAAGGCCAAGCAACTGACCGACCAGCATAGCTCCACGCTGCCGCAATGGGCGCTGGCCAAGTTTATCGACGAGGGCTACCTGCTCAAGCATATCCGTCGCTGCCACAGCGTGTATGCCGGGCGCCGTGAGCGCATCCTGCAACGCCTGGCGGGGGATCTGTCGCCCTGGTTTGAAGCGGTGCCGACGGTGGCCGGCTTCCATATGGCCGCCTTGTGCAAGGTACCGGTGAATATCCCGCTGCTGATTCAGTTGGCGCGCCAGGTCGAGGTGGGGCTGTATCCACTGGACGTGTTCTTCCACGACGCGCCCGTGCGCCCGGGGCTGATCATCGGTTTTGGCGCCATCGAAACCCTCGACATCGACCCGGCGCTGGACAAGGTGCGCGATATCCTGCAGCAGATTGGCTAG
- a CDS encoding cupin domain-containing protein, with product MKRLLATSLMLASLSAFAHEPVYNQESIKVLQEHALTNVPGKKTIMLTVDYAPGQATVPHSHTGTAVAYVLEGAITSRVNDEQAKTYKVGESFYEPAGSRHFESSNASQTQPAKLLVVMVLDDKAEVLTPLPHK from the coding sequence ATGAAACGCCTGCTCGCAACCAGCCTCATGCTCGCCTCCCTCAGCGCCTTTGCCCACGAACCCGTGTACAACCAGGAATCGATCAAGGTGCTGCAAGAACACGCGCTGACCAATGTACCCGGCAAAAAAACCATCATGCTCACCGTGGACTACGCCCCAGGCCAGGCCACCGTGCCGCATAGCCATACCGGCACGGCGGTGGCCTACGTGCTGGAAGGCGCGATCACCTCGCGGGTGAATGATGAGCAGGCAAAAACCTACAAGGTGGGCGAATCTTTCTACGAGCCGGCCGGCTCGCGGCACTTTGAATCGAGCAATGCCAGCCAGACACAGCCGGCCAAGCTGCTGGTGGTGATGGTGCTGGATGACAAGGCTGAAGTGCTCACCCCGCTGCCACACAAATAA